The following are encoded together in the Kribbella sp. CA-293567 genome:
- a CDS encoding SDR family NAD(P)-dependent oxidoreductase: protein MQRFEGKVALVTAGAQGIGAAVVRRIAAEGGSVVITDLQQDKIEALATELADSAGDVIAVPLDVTVREQVDAAVAATIERFGRLDVLVNNAGGCIVSTVPEDTTDEGWHRQLDLTLVGAARCIQASLPHLVKSHGNVVTISSVNGLAAFGNIEYAAAKAGQIAMSQNFAARYGSLGVRFNVVAPATIRTPVWDHQPQALDNLKGLYPLARIGEPEDIAAAVAFLASPDAAWITGHTLPVDGGVLTGPGLLDLTPSGPFRKDYPTD, encoded by the coding sequence GGCATCGGCGCGGCGGTCGTCCGGCGGATCGCGGCCGAGGGTGGCTCGGTGGTGATCACCGATCTGCAGCAGGACAAGATCGAGGCTCTCGCCACCGAGCTCGCCGACTCGGCCGGTGACGTGATCGCCGTACCGCTCGATGTGACGGTGCGCGAGCAGGTCGACGCCGCCGTCGCGGCGACGATCGAGCGGTTCGGCCGGCTCGACGTACTGGTCAACAACGCCGGCGGCTGCATCGTCAGCACGGTCCCCGAGGACACCACCGACGAGGGGTGGCACCGCCAGCTCGACCTCACCCTGGTCGGCGCCGCCCGCTGCATCCAGGCGTCCCTGCCTCACCTGGTGAAGTCCCACGGCAACGTGGTCACCATCAGCTCCGTCAACGGCCTGGCCGCCTTCGGCAACATCGAGTACGCCGCCGCCAAAGCCGGCCAGATCGCGATGAGCCAGAACTTCGCCGCCCGCTACGGCAGCCTCGGCGTCCGCTTCAACGTGGTCGCCCCCGCCACCATCCGCACCCCGGTCTGGGACCACCAGCCCCAGGCCCTCGACAACCTCAAAGGCCTGTACCCGCTGGCCCGCATCGGCGAACCCGAAGACATAGCCGCCGCAGTAGCCTTCCTGGCCTCCCCCGACGCAGCCTGGATCACCGGCCACACGCTTCCGGTCGACGGCGGCGTACTGACCGGCCCAGGCTTACTCGACCTGACGCCGAGCGGCCCGTTCCGCAAGGACTACCCCACGGACTGA
- a CDS encoding bifunctional o-acetylhomoserine/o-acetylserine sulfhydrylase, which yields MTENTPSWSFETRQIHAGQTSDPTTKARALPIYQTTSYTFDSTDHAASLFGLQEFGNIYTRIQNPTQDAVEQRIASLEGGTAALLVSSGQAATSLALLNIAEAGDHVVSSPSLYGGTYNLFHYTFPKLGIEVSFVEDPSDLESWKAAIKPNTKAFFGETIANPKSEILDIEGIAGVAHEYGVPLVVDNTVATPYVLRPLEHGADVVVHSATKYLGGHGTAIAGVIVDSGKFDYARNPERFPGFNQPDDSYHGLTYATALGVGSDLGNLAYILKARVQWLRDLGTAVSPFNAFLISQGLETLSLRIERHLDNALKVAQWLEARDEVDSVAYASLPSSRYHELAQKYTPRGAGAVVAFEIKGGVDAGKRFVDALQLHSHVANIGDVRSLVIHPASTTHSQLSAEDQLASGVTPGLVRLAVGLEHIDDILADLEVGFAAAKSA from the coding sequence ATGACCGAGAACACCCCCAGCTGGTCGTTCGAGACCCGGCAGATCCACGCCGGCCAGACCTCCGACCCGACCACCAAGGCGCGGGCGCTGCCGATCTACCAGACCACGTCGTACACCTTCGACAGCACCGATCACGCCGCCAGCCTGTTCGGGCTGCAGGAGTTCGGGAACATCTACACCCGGATCCAGAACCCGACCCAGGACGCCGTCGAGCAGCGGATCGCCAGCCTGGAAGGCGGCACCGCGGCGCTGCTGGTGTCGTCCGGTCAGGCCGCCACCTCGCTCGCCCTGCTCAACATCGCCGAGGCCGGCGACCACGTGGTCAGCAGCCCGAGCCTGTACGGCGGCACCTACAACCTGTTCCACTACACCTTCCCCAAGCTCGGCATCGAGGTCAGCTTCGTCGAGGACCCGAGCGACCTGGAGTCCTGGAAGGCCGCGATCAAGCCGAACACCAAGGCGTTCTTCGGCGAGACGATCGCGAACCCGAAGAGCGAGATCCTCGACATCGAGGGCATCGCCGGCGTCGCCCACGAGTACGGCGTACCGCTGGTCGTCGACAACACCGTCGCCACGCCGTACGTGCTGCGCCCGCTCGAGCACGGCGCCGACGTCGTCGTGCACTCGGCGACGAAGTACCTGGGCGGCCACGGTACGGCGATCGCCGGCGTGATCGTGGACTCCGGCAAGTTCGACTACGCGCGGAACCCGGAGCGGTTCCCCGGCTTCAACCAGCCGGACGACAGCTACCACGGCCTCACCTACGCGACCGCGCTCGGCGTCGGCTCCGACCTCGGCAACCTCGCCTACATCCTCAAGGCGCGGGTGCAGTGGCTGCGTGACCTCGGTACTGCGGTGTCTCCGTTCAACGCGTTCCTCATCTCCCAGGGCCTGGAGACCTTGTCGCTGCGGATCGAGCGTCACCTGGACAACGCGCTCAAGGTCGCGCAGTGGCTGGAGGCCCGCGACGAGGTCGACAGCGTCGCCTACGCCAGCCTGCCGTCCAGCCGGTACCACGAGCTCGCGCAGAAGTACACGCCGCGGGGCGCAGGTGCCGTGGTCGCGTTCGAGATCAAGGGTGGTGTCGACGCGGGCAAGCGGTTCGTGGACGCGCTGCAGCTGCACAGCCACGTCGCCAACATCGGCGACGTCCGGTCGCTGGTGATCCACCCCGCTTCGACGACGCACAGCCAGCTGTCCGCCGAGGACCAGCTCGCTTCCGGCGTCACCCCCGGACTCGTCCGGCTGGCCGTCGGCCTGGAGCACATCGACGACATCCTGGCCGACCTCGAGGTCGGTTTCGCCGCCGCCAAGTCCGCCTGA
- the galE gene encoding UDP-glucose 4-epimerase GalE, which produces MTWLVTGGAGYIGAHVVRAFQADGIDVAVIDDLSSGKAEFLLDGVPFTHANLLDADATRRALEGVTGVVHLGGFKYAGVSVERPLHTYTQNVTAMISLLEAMAEQGVGNIVFSSSAGVYGTPKDEVVTEQTTPAPESPYGETKLIGEWLLRDQAKATALNHTSLRYFNVVGSGDPSVYDASPYNLFPIVCNLLTQGKVPQIYGTDHPTPDGTSVKDYVHVADLARAHVAAARILNQGKALEPVYNLGSGTGTSVREIMDAARRVTGIDFTPTEGPRRPGDPSRVVASGELAARDLEWKNTHTVDEMFATAWEAWPKP; this is translated from the coding sequence ATGACATGGCTGGTGACTGGCGGGGCCGGGTACATCGGAGCGCACGTGGTGCGCGCCTTCCAGGCTGACGGGATCGACGTCGCGGTGATCGATGACCTGTCCAGCGGCAAGGCCGAGTTCCTGCTGGACGGCGTACCGTTCACGCACGCGAACCTGCTGGACGCCGACGCCACCCGGCGCGCGCTCGAAGGCGTGACCGGCGTGGTGCACCTGGGTGGTTTCAAGTACGCCGGCGTCTCGGTCGAGCGCCCGCTGCACACCTACACCCAGAACGTGACCGCGATGATTTCGTTGCTCGAGGCAATGGCCGAGCAGGGCGTCGGCAACATCGTCTTCTCCTCCAGCGCCGGCGTCTACGGTACGCCGAAGGACGAGGTCGTCACCGAGCAGACCACCCCGGCGCCGGAGAGCCCGTACGGCGAGACGAAGCTGATCGGCGAATGGCTGCTGCGAGATCAAGCCAAGGCGACCGCGCTCAACCACACCTCGCTGCGCTACTTCAACGTCGTCGGCTCGGGTGACCCTTCGGTCTACGACGCCAGCCCGTACAACCTGTTCCCGATCGTCTGCAACCTGCTGACCCAGGGCAAGGTCCCGCAGATCTACGGCACCGACCACCCGACCCCGGACGGCACCTCGGTCAAGGACTACGTGCACGTCGCCGACCTCGCCCGCGCCCATGTCGCCGCGGCGCGGATCCTCAACCAGGGCAAGGCTCTGGAGCCGGTCTACAACCTCGGCAGCGGAACCGGTACGTCGGTGCGCGAGATCATGGACGCCGCCCGTCGCGTCACCGGCATCGACTTCACCCCCACCGAAGGCCCTCGCCGCCCGGGCGATCCGTCCCGCGTGGTCGCCTCCGGTGAGCTCGCCGCCCGCGACCTGGAGTGGAAGAACACCCACACCGTCGACGAGATGTTCGCGACCGCGTGGGAGGCCTGGCCGAAGCCCTAG
- a CDS encoding TetR/AcrR family transcriptional regulator — translation MQNTRDRLLLAAAELLQSTGTVSTRAVCERAGVQAPTLYHHFGSKQGLIDAVANHGFTQYTAVESSGDPLGDLREGWDRHVRFGLEHPSFYALLYGRAEPGKPCAVTAPAHAALRERFSEAALKGLLKVPAEDAAKQVFAANVGVTLTLITQPDPDFALSERVREAALAGVLNSTAEGALTTRASAALTLGAMLRDDSGDLTPGENALLAELLDRLAR, via the coding sequence ATGCAAAACACGCGGGATCGGCTCTTGCTCGCCGCAGCGGAGCTACTGCAGAGCACCGGCACGGTGTCCACGAGGGCCGTGTGCGAACGGGCCGGCGTGCAGGCGCCGACGCTGTACCACCACTTCGGCAGCAAGCAGGGTCTGATCGACGCCGTGGCGAATCACGGCTTCACTCAGTACACGGCCGTCGAGAGCTCCGGCGACCCGCTCGGCGACCTGCGCGAGGGGTGGGACAGGCACGTGCGGTTCGGACTGGAGCACCCGTCGTTCTACGCCCTGCTCTATGGGCGCGCCGAGCCTGGAAAGCCCTGTGCCGTCACCGCTCCGGCACACGCCGCGTTGCGCGAAAGGTTCAGCGAAGCGGCCTTGAAGGGCTTGCTGAAGGTGCCGGCGGAAGACGCCGCCAAGCAGGTGTTTGCCGCGAACGTCGGTGTGACGCTGACCTTGATCACGCAGCCGGACCCGGACTTCGCCTTGTCTGAACGCGTCCGCGAGGCGGCGCTGGCCGGGGTGCTGAACTCCACGGCGGAAGGCGCCCTGACGACCCGTGCAAGTGCCGCGCTCACGCTGGGCGCGATGCTCCGCGACGACTCAGGCGATCTCACGCCAGGAGAAAACGCACTACTGGCCGAACTGCTCGACCGTCTGGCCCGCTGA
- a CDS encoding SDR family NAD(P)-dependent oxidoreductase: MYRYIDIYSDTQAVIAREMSVRTWFITGGTPGGFGLTYAEAALEQGDRVVVTARRPSELQKWAEQYGDDRVLVLQLDVTDADQVRAAVRTAEERFGGIDVLVNNAGRGWFGSLEGARDDVIRRTFDLNLFGVVEVVRAVLPGMRARGNGWIVNMSSVAGLVGAPGFGYYAAAKFALEGLSETLRHEVEPFGVRVLVVEPGAFRTKAYAGFQDEPVDETVDAYVPMVEAVKAAFVDQNGKQAGDPVRGVQATITAMNAPVPPQRIVLGNSGYDTVVAMHENALTELRENEKLSRSADFQY, from the coding sequence ATGTATCGCTACATTGACATCTATAGCGATACACAAGCCGTTATAGCAAGGGAGATGTCCGTGAGGACTTGGTTCATTACTGGTGGCACGCCCGGAGGATTCGGCCTGACCTATGCCGAGGCCGCGCTGGAACAGGGCGATCGGGTGGTGGTGACCGCCCGTCGGCCCTCTGAACTGCAGAAGTGGGCTGAGCAGTACGGGGACGACCGGGTGCTGGTTCTGCAGCTCGACGTGACCGACGCAGATCAGGTACGGGCGGCGGTCAGGACGGCGGAGGAGCGGTTCGGTGGGATCGACGTGCTGGTCAACAACGCCGGCCGAGGCTGGTTCGGCTCACTCGAAGGCGCCCGGGACGACGTGATCCGCCGCACGTTCGACTTGAACCTGTTCGGCGTGGTCGAGGTGGTGCGTGCGGTTCTGCCGGGAATGCGGGCCCGTGGCAACGGCTGGATCGTGAACATGTCGTCGGTGGCAGGCCTCGTCGGCGCCCCTGGGTTCGGCTACTACGCCGCGGCGAAGTTCGCTCTCGAAGGGCTGTCGGAAACACTGCGTCACGAGGTCGAGCCGTTCGGGGTGCGAGTGCTTGTCGTGGAACCGGGAGCGTTCCGCACCAAGGCCTATGCCGGCTTCCAGGACGAACCAGTCGACGAGACCGTCGATGCCTATGTGCCGATGGTCGAGGCCGTCAAGGCGGCGTTCGTGGACCAGAACGGCAAGCAGGCGGGTGATCCCGTGCGAGGCGTGCAGGCCACGATCACCGCGATGAACGCACCCGTCCCACCGCAACGGATCGTGCTCGGCAATTCCGGTTACGACACCGTTGTCGCCATGCACGAGAACGCACTCACAGAGCTGCGCGAGAACGAGAAGCTCTCGCGGAGCGCGGACTTCCAGTACTGA
- a CDS encoding tyrosine-protein phosphatase: MLDPADPQNHTTIVGACTQMLDRHPTRFAEALHAIAEAPPGPVIVHCYGGKDRTGVLVALALLIAGVPEPEIVADYALTQSRLAGMLAEQLAAEPDESLHPRMIEYHDTRPASLTAILRHLDTQYGGSFPYLTQAGLSTRTFDTLRARLVC, encoded by the coding sequence TTGCTGGACCCGGCCGACCCCCAGAACCACACCACCATCGTCGGCGCCTGCACCCAGATGCTCGACCGCCACCCCACCCGCTTCGCCGAAGCCCTCCACGCCATCGCCGAAGCCCCACCCGGCCCCGTGATCGTCCACTGCTACGGCGGCAAGGACCGCACCGGCGTACTGGTCGCCCTGGCCCTCCTCATCGCCGGCGTCCCCGAACCCGAGATAGTCGCCGACTACGCCCTCACCCAGTCCCGCCTGGCCGGCATGCTCGCCGAACAACTGGCCGCCGAACCCGACGAATCCCTCCATCCGCGGATGATCGAGTACCACGACACCCGCCCCGCCTCCCTCACCGCGATCCTGCGCCACCTCGACACCCAGTACGGCGGCTCCTTCCCCTACTTGACCCAAGCCGGCCTCTCTACCCGAACCTTCGACACCCTCCGCGCACGCCTGGTCTGCTGA
- a CDS encoding SGNH/GDSL hydrolase family protein, with protein MRRSGDFLGLAGLLVAAVPSSHSAAATGQATSWRAAWLTAMQRPNANPNWSRQGFADQSVRQIVRLTAGGAKLRIRLSNQYGDRPLRVTGATVARAAEGAGVESGSTRAVKFGGAGAVSVAVGAQVASDAIALPAMGSGVRLAVTLYFAEATGPATFHEYGAIGASYRAAGDQREDASGAAYRESGGGWYFLAGVDTVASGEGGVVAFGDSVTNGYRTTPGRRYPDLLAGRLAAAGRPMPVLNAGLGGNRLLTDSACSGERGLARFARDVLDQPGITTAIVLIGVNDIGSTEVPAITSAQLIAGYRTLIQEAHSRGIRIIGVTIPPFRGATAHTARSEQLWTTVNTWIRTSGEFDATADFASSLADPADPTRLSPGYDSGDHLHPNALGYRAMADTLDLATL; from the coding sequence GTGCGGCGTAGCGGGGATTTTCTGGGGTTGGCCGGATTGCTGGTCGCGGCGGTGCCGTCCTCGCATTCCGCGGCGGCGACCGGTCAGGCGACGAGTTGGCGAGCGGCGTGGCTGACAGCGATGCAGCGGCCGAATGCCAATCCGAACTGGTCGCGGCAGGGATTCGCCGACCAGTCGGTGCGGCAGATCGTCAGGCTGACCGCGGGTGGCGCGAAGCTCCGGATCCGGCTCAGCAACCAGTACGGCGACCGGCCGCTCAGGGTGACCGGCGCGACCGTGGCCAGGGCCGCTGAGGGCGCTGGTGTCGAGTCTGGATCAACGCGGGCGGTGAAGTTCGGGGGAGCCGGGGCGGTGAGTGTTGCGGTCGGGGCGCAGGTTGCCAGCGACGCCATCGCTTTGCCTGCGATGGGTAGTGGTGTGCGGTTGGCCGTGACTTTGTATTTCGCGGAGGCCACGGGGCCGGCGACCTTTCACGAGTACGGCGCGATCGGGGCGTCGTACCGGGCGGCTGGTGATCAGCGGGAGGACGCCAGCGGAGCGGCGTACCGGGAGAGTGGGGGTGGTTGGTACTTCCTGGCGGGGGTGGACACCGTTGCATCGGGTGAGGGCGGGGTGGTGGCTTTTGGTGACTCCGTGACGAACGGTTATCGCACCACACCTGGTCGGCGCTACCCCGATTTGCTGGCAGGGCGACTCGCGGCGGCTGGTCGGCCGATGCCGGTACTCAACGCTGGACTCGGCGGCAATCGTCTACTGACCGACTCGGCCTGCTCCGGCGAACGCGGCCTGGCCCGCTTCGCACGCGACGTACTCGACCAGCCCGGCATCACCACCGCGATCGTCCTGATCGGCGTTAACGACATCGGCTCGACGGAAGTCCCGGCAATCACCTCCGCCCAACTGATCGCCGGCTACCGCACCTTGATCCAGGAGGCCCACTCCCGAGGCATCCGCATCATCGGCGTCACCATCCCACCGTTCCGTGGCGCCACGGCGCACACCGCCCGCAGCGAACAGCTCTGGACCACGGTCAACACGTGGATCCGCACCAGCGGCGAGTTCGACGCAACCGCCGACTTCGCAAGCTCCCTGGCCGACCCCGCCGACCCGACCCGCCTGAGTCCTGGGTACGACAGCGGCGACCACTTGCACCCCAACGCCCTTGGCTATCGCGCAATGGCAGACACCCTGGACCTCGCGACACTCTAA
- a CDS encoding nuclear transport factor 2 family protein translates to MSIILPKAIENFVAAANAHDTEALLAVFSDPATVFDDGKTYTSGAEIREWIQSHLIEPKIVTTPISFENNRLVASGAGQFPGSPLTFAFTFATKDDLITDLSIEAA, encoded by the coding sequence ATGAGCATCATTCTCCCGAAGGCCATCGAGAACTTCGTCGCAGCCGCCAACGCCCACGACACGGAGGCGCTGCTGGCGGTCTTCAGCGACCCAGCGACCGTGTTCGACGACGGGAAGACCTACACCAGCGGAGCCGAGATCCGCGAGTGGATCCAAAGTCACCTGATCGAGCCCAAGATCGTGACCACGCCGATCTCGTTCGAGAACAATCGGCTCGTCGCCTCGGGCGCCGGTCAGTTCCCCGGGAGCCCGTTGACGTTCGCGTTCACCTTCGCCACCAAAGACGACCTGATCACGGACCTGTCGATCGAAGCCGCCTGA
- the metX gene encoding homoserine O-acetyltransferase MetX, producing the protein MADRLFAPIGDLTLESGARLPAVQVAYETWGRLNAARDNAVLICHALTGDAHVVGPTGPGQPTPGWWDGLIGTGRYVDPADWFVVAANVLGGCQGTTGPSSPAPDGKAWGSRFPAITIRDQVAAEAALTDHLGIDRWAAVIGGSMGGMRAIEWPLLHPDRVGTAIVLASTGYASAEQIAWCSPQLAAIEQDPAWQGGDYYGTGTAPVGGLGIARRIAHVTYRSEYELATRFGRTPQGDGRFAVESYLDHHAGKLSARFDPGSYVVLTRAMNSHDIGRDRGGLATALQGLRSRLVVAAVDSDRLYPSRLSSELIDARPDTGPLHLIKSPYGHDGFLIELDQVGALVAETLNS; encoded by the coding sequence GTGGCCGACCGGCTCTTCGCACCGATCGGTGACCTGACGCTCGAGTCCGGCGCGCGACTGCCCGCAGTACAGGTGGCGTACGAGACCTGGGGACGGCTGAACGCCGCCCGGGACAACGCCGTCCTCATCTGCCATGCCCTCACCGGGGACGCACATGTGGTCGGTCCCACCGGCCCCGGGCAACCGACCCCGGGCTGGTGGGACGGCCTGATCGGCACCGGCCGGTACGTCGACCCCGCCGACTGGTTCGTCGTCGCGGCGAACGTTCTGGGCGGCTGCCAGGGCACCACCGGCCCGTCGTCCCCCGCCCCCGACGGCAAGGCCTGGGGCAGCCGGTTTCCCGCGATCACGATCCGGGACCAGGTGGCCGCCGAGGCGGCCCTCACCGATCATCTCGGGATCGACCGTTGGGCCGCCGTGATCGGTGGCTCGATGGGCGGCATGCGAGCGATCGAGTGGCCTCTGCTCCACCCGGACCGCGTCGGTACGGCGATCGTCCTCGCATCGACCGGCTACGCGTCCGCCGAGCAGATCGCCTGGTGCTCGCCACAGCTCGCGGCGATCGAGCAGGACCCGGCCTGGCAGGGCGGCGACTACTACGGCACCGGGACGGCGCCCGTGGGCGGCCTCGGCATCGCGCGCCGGATCGCGCACGTGACCTACCGCTCGGAGTACGAGCTCGCCACCCGCTTCGGCCGTACGCCGCAGGGCGACGGGCGATTCGCCGTCGAGTCCTATCTCGACCATCACGCCGGCAAGCTGTCCGCCCGTTTCGACCCCGGCTCGTACGTCGTCCTGACGCGGGCGATGAACAGTCATGACATCGGCCGTGACCGTGGTGGTCTGGCAACTGCCTTGCAGGGCTTGAGATCGCGCCTCGTCGTCGCCGCCGTCGACTCCGACCGCCTCTACCCGAGCCGCCTGTCCAGCGAACTGATCGACGCCCGCCCGGACACCGGTCCACTGCACCTGATCAAGTCCCCCTACGGCCACGACGGCTTCCTGATCGAGCTCGACCAGGTCGGCGCCCTGGTCGCGGAGACGCTGAACAGCTAG